A portion of the candidate division WOR-3 bacterium genome contains these proteins:
- a CDS encoding radical SAM protein: MKTSKNYKQSIYNYWYKSTDGKVNLLYNTYTGALAFVRNCDLSDVSNLLENPNNLTLRTNRDDLFSKMFECGFIVEDNVNEIEFVKFRAFRGAFERRNLSITMLPTRACNFRCIYCFESEINETMTIQDCNNVLKFINSEIQRVKPEGISISWYGGEPLLAYDRIKQLSSELINIASANKIRYEANIVTNGYLLTEEIARELINSNVKLIQITLDGPEEVHNRRRPLKNRKPTFGRIKEAIIIAKKYFDHVDIRLNIDRDNANAVLEFLRKTDWLYGKNTVVRPGKLRDYTQKCADFAPQEKGFSAHEYNAIYEAIRKITSDKEEDIDTVFPNALPVRSFYCGAQVFGIYTVGPNSRVYKCTSHLDIGDEVGYIKEGKFIPNQQYINYFFEKHPCDTEPCKSCKLLPLCMGGCQVIRKKCKTESELKSAICDHFWGLLNKYLEKTALDKGQVMKGGD; encoded by the coding sequence ATGAAGACAAGTAAAAATTATAAACAATCAATCTATAATTATTGGTACAAAAGTACAGACGGCAAGGTTAATCTTTTATACAACACTTATACTGGAGCACTGGCTTTTGTGCGAAACTGCGATCTGAGTGATGTCTCAAACTTATTAGAAAATCCTAATAACCTTACTCTTAGAACTAACAGGGACGATCTTTTTTCAAAAATGTTTGAATGTGGTTTTATTGTAGAAGATAATGTAAATGAAATTGAATTTGTAAAATTCCGTGCCTTCAGAGGTGCATTTGAACGGCGAAATCTTTCTATCACGATGCTCCCTACTCGGGCATGTAATTTTCGTTGTATTTATTGCTTTGAGAGCGAAATTAATGAAACAATGACTATCCAAGACTGCAACAATGTATTAAAGTTCATAAATTCGGAGATACAACGGGTAAAACCAGAAGGAATATCAATTTCTTGGTATGGTGGCGAACCATTACTGGCATATGATAGAATCAAACAATTGAGCTCTGAATTAATAAATATTGCTTCTGCTAATAAAATTAGATATGAGGCGAATATTGTTACTAATGGATATCTTTTAACCGAAGAAATAGCCCGAGAATTAATAAATTCCAATGTAAAATTGATTCAGATAACCCTTGATGGACCCGAGGAAGTTCATAACCGACGCCGGCCACTTAAAAACCGTAAACCAACATTTGGAAGAATAAAAGAGGCAATAATCATCGCAAAAAAATATTTTGACCATGTTGATATTAGATTAAATATTGACCGAGATAACGCAAATGCTGTACTTGAATTCTTAAGAAAAACAGATTGGTTATATGGTAAGAATACTGTAGTACGCCCCGGGAAATTAAGAGATTATACTCAAAAATGTGCAGATTTCGCACCTCAAGAAAAAGGATTTTCTGCCCACGAGTATAACGCAATATATGAAGCAATTAGAAAGATAACAAGTGACAAAGAAGAAGATATTGACACAGTATTTCCCAATGCGCTGCCGGTAAGAAGTTTTTATTGTGGAGCACAAGTCTTTGGTATATACACAGTCGGTCCAAACAGCCGCGTTTATAAATGTACCTCTCATTTAGACATCGGAGATGAAGTTGGTTATATAAAAGAAGGTAAATTCATCCCCAATCAGCAGTATATAAACTACTTTTTTGAAAAGCATCCCTGTGATACAGAACCCTGCAAATCCTGTAAACTATTGCCATTATGTATGGGGGGATGCCAGGTTATAAGAAAGAAATGCAAAACTGAAAGTGAGTTGAAATCTGCAATATGCGACCATTTCTGGGGATTATTAAATAAATATCTTGAAAAGACTGCCCTGGATAAAGGGCAAGTGATGAAAGGAGGTGATTAA
- a CDS encoding T9SS type A sorting domain-containing protein: MRNICFFLILIQISRAVTISIPINPPELVLLNQEHKTYNLSHTPIVNSNSFSPVDSSVYAYSLWTQSHECLAYNALVGSLLFVCHEFGTGLYLNVSQTDNLFSFSLTDIGVYTGQFGGFIYPSAIASGFDIAGSGPHVSLSCGYLTYSRMVGIFETGGWWSSYWDPPVDLGPGINKAWWNIGKQFPNGNILFIAVTIENYSDDRKIIYRTYNCNLTTQLAGGYINPDYRRYWGFDINNGIAYVFYYDTLLNIYYRTTTDGINWSSEQVYNMVWPEPFDSNLVFWTQAVVMDNGEPKLIFDNIDYQDYIAGNYPMTGKIYVSPGSGQVCREISTGLNRNFYPTIATGGDYLIGLWHSQAGAGQDSLAFWNLYYNYSTDGGLTWHTPRNITGSFGYRHGLAQIAKRIDTQNNQFFYVFGQDMVADLDPIWMCWKGWQYSHPARWYWGRQAITGIQEQKQEKPQKFSLNISPNPVRDNAVITYTIPEAGHISLKVYSIDGRLVRIIENGFKNAGRYKLDCSFNDLNAGIYVLMLENGKWNTSSLFAFLK, encoded by the coding sequence ATGAGAAATATTTGTTTCTTTCTTATTCTCATTCAAATTAGTAGGGCAGTGACGATTAGTATCCCTATTAATCCACCTGAGCTAGTGCTATTAAATCAAGAGCATAAAACTTACAATCTATCACACACTCCGATAGTTAACTCAAATTCCTTTTCACCTGTTGACTCCTCTGTTTACGCCTACTCTCTTTGGACACAAAGTCATGAATGTCTGGCATACAATGCTTTAGTCGGTAGTCTATTATTTGTTTGCCATGAATTTGGAACCGGCTTATATTTGAATGTTTCCCAAACAGATAACCTCTTTTCTTTTTCATTAACTGATATCGGCGTATACACAGGTCAATTTGGTGGGTTTATATATCCATCTGCCATTGCCTCAGGTTTTGATATTGCAGGTTCTGGACCTCATGTCTCTCTTTCTTGTGGTTATCTAACATATTCCAGAATGGTAGGAATATTTGAAACTGGTGGTTGGTGGTCTTCATATTGGGATCCACCGGTTGACCTCGGACCAGGAATAAATAAAGCCTGGTGGAATATCGGTAAGCAATTTCCGAATGGAAACATATTATTTATTGCGGTTACTATAGAAAACTATTCTGATGATAGAAAAATTATCTATCGCACCTATAATTGCAATCTCACGACCCAGCTTGCTGGTGGCTATATCAATCCTGATTATCGTAGATACTGGGGATTTGATATTAATAATGGTATTGCCTATGTCTTTTACTACGATACACTCTTGAATATCTACTATCGCACTACCACTGATGGGATAAACTGGTCATCAGAACAGGTTTACAATATGGTCTGGCCCGAGCCCTTTGATTCCAATTTAGTCTTCTGGACCCAAGCAGTGGTAATGGACAATGGTGAGCCCAAATTGATATTTGATAATATTGATTATCAGGATTATATTGCTGGCAATTATCCAATGACTGGGAAAATCTATGTCTCACCGGGTTCAGGGCAGGTATGTAGAGAAATATCTACTGGCTTAAATAGGAACTTCTATCCCACGATTGCTACGGGTGGAGATTATCTCATTGGTCTCTGGCATTCCCAGGCAGGAGCGGGACAGGATTCACTGGCGTTTTGGAATCTGTATTATAATTATTCAACGGATGGAGGATTGACCTGGCATACACCGCGTAATATTACAGGCAGTTTTGGTTATCGGCATGGGCTGGCGCAAATTGCCAAGCGGATTGATACCCAGAATAATCAATTCTTTTATGTCTTTGGTCAGGATATGGTTGCGGATTTAGACCCGATATGGATGTGCTGGAAGGGCTGGCAGTATTCTCATCCGGCAAGGTGGTACTGGGGCAGGCAGGCGATTACGGGTATCCAAGAGCAGAAACAGGAAAAACCACAAAAATTTTCTTTAAATATTTCCCCCAATCCGGTGCGGGATAATGCGGTGATTACTTATACTATTCCTGAAGCAGGGCATATTTCTTTAAAAGTCTATTCCATTGATGGCAGGCTGGTAAGGATAATTGAAAATGGGTTTAAGAATGCAGGAAGATATAAATTAGACTGCTCATTCAATGATTTAAATGCCGGGATATATGTGCTTATGCTTGAAAATGGAAAGTGGAACACCAGCAGTCTCTTTGCATTTTTAAAATAG
- a CDS encoding iron-containing alcohol dehydrogenase, with protein MTKKIRLMNDKRKSVKVPEFIIQGHNIIDRIYEILQEQHVRFKKILVLCDEKTFKIGGRRIVKLFKEKNVSISNKFIKKSDEKTVRLVANLIKEQKFDLVIGFGGGRVLDVAKIAAGKNRIKFISIPTILSNDGIASPVSVILNKKGIPVSHLTNPPYGIIIDFNIIKKAPIRHLRSGVGDLISNLSAVFDCRLAKRKKREKIDNKILRLAEIGAKKLLKLKTKNIKSQKFLEALCDGLLKSGLAMCLVGSSRPASGSEHKISHAMDYLFPGRDALHGEQVGIATIFTMMLQKNPYLKAVERLYRNINFPCDISYLKIKSDDFIKVVIYAKKIRPLRYTILEDKKPSKEEIKKILIQDF; from the coding sequence ATGACAAAGAAAATTAGATTGATGAATGATAAACGTAAATCTGTAAAAGTGCCAGAGTTCATTATTCAGGGACATAATATCATTGACAGGATTTATGAAATCTTGCAAGAGCAGCATGTTCGTTTCAAAAAGATTCTTGTTTTATGTGACGAAAAAACATTTAAGATTGGCGGCAGAAGAATTGTCAAACTATTTAAGGAAAAAAATGTTTCAATTTCAAACAAGTTCATCAAAAAGAGCGATGAGAAGACTGTAAGATTGGTTGCAAATTTGATTAAAGAGCAAAAATTTGATTTAGTTATCGGTTTCGGAGGTGGTCGGGTTCTTGATGTTGCAAAAATTGCCGCAGGAAAGAACAGAATAAAATTTATAAGTATACCGACAATTCTATCTAATGATGGCATTGCCTCACCGGTTTCAGTGATCCTAAATAAAAAAGGAATACCAGTGAGCCATCTGACCAATCCCCCTTACGGAATAATCATAGATTTTAACATAATAAAAAAAGCACCAATAAGGCATCTGCGGTCAGGAGTAGGCGATCTGATCTCCAATCTTTCCGCCGTATTTGATTGTCGGCTGGCGAAAAGAAAAAAGAGAGAAAAAATCGATAATAAAATCCTGAGACTGGCGGAAATCGGTGCGAAGAAATTGTTAAAACTAAAAACGAAAAATATTAAGAGTCAGAAATTTCTTGAAGCGCTTTGTGATGGTCTGCTCAAAAGCGGTCTGGCAATGTGCCTTGTTGGTTCATCAAGGCCCGCAAGCGGGAGTGAGCATAAGATAAGCCATGCAATGGATTATTTATTCCCGGGGCGTGATGCCCTTCATGGTGAGCAGGTGGGGATTGCTACAATCTTTACAATGATGCTCCAGAAAAATCCATATTTAAAGGCGGTAGAACGGCTGTATAGAAATATCAACTTTCCCTGTGATATATCTTATTTAAAAATTAAATCTGACGATTTTATAAAAGTTGTTATATATGCAAAAAAAATTCGTCCCTTACGTTATACGATTTTAGAAGATAAAAAACCATCAAAAGAAGAAATCAAAAAAATTTTAATTCAAGACTTTTAG
- a CDS encoding winged helix-turn-helix domain-containing protein, with protein sequence MRRKMAETYYRASRFCRVLGNPTAYQILKMLTKGKMTPTDLSNEIGLSIKTISDVLRNLRQVDLVRYDTFSNRKVYYLKDRAIKKVLRNLETYADKMRFKKW encoded by the coding sequence ATGAGAAGAAAAATGGCAGAGACCTATTATCGCGCTTCAAGATTCTGTAGGGTTTTGGGTAATCCCACCGCATATCAAATTTTGAAAATGCTGACAAAAGGAAAAATGACCCCGACCGACCTCAGTAACGAAATTGGCCTTTCTATTAAAACTATTTCAGATGTTCTTCGTAATCTGCGCCAGGTTGACCTGGTGAGGTATGATACATTTAGTAATCGTAAGGTGTATTATCTTAAGGACCGGGCGATTAAAAAAGTTCTCAGAAATTTAGAAACTTACGCTGATAAAATGAGGTTTAAAAAATGGTAG